One genomic segment of Bradyrhizobium diazoefficiens includes these proteins:
- a CDS encoding Bug family tripartite tricarboxylate transporter substrate binding protein, with protein MKAAVVLAATLCSAPALAGWEPTKPVEIVVAAGAGGASDQMARMMQAAIQKNNLMKQPVVVSLKGGASGAEALMYMKSSEGDPNKVLIAYSLIYMLPLSAKIPFNWRELTPVAVIALDQFVLWDNSAGPKTVKEFVAAAKAASAPFKMGGTGSKREDHVLTVFLEQKTGAKFSYLPYKSGGEAATQLVGNHTEANVNNPSENLEVWRAGQVRPLCVFDKERISYTTKVTDTQSWADIPTCKEEGVDVQYLMLRAMFLPGKVTPEQQAFYVELLHKVTQTAEYKDYMERQALKPIFLTGKDMVQFLEEDDATNKSLMTEAGFSAK; from the coding sequence ATGAAGGCCGCGGTCGTGCTGGCGGCTACGCTTTGCAGCGCGCCGGCCTTGGCCGGCTGGGAACCGACCAAACCGGTCGAGATCGTGGTCGCGGCGGGCGCGGGCGGCGCCTCCGACCAGATGGCGCGGATGATGCAGGCCGCGATCCAGAAGAACAATCTGATGAAGCAGCCAGTCGTGGTCTCGCTCAAGGGCGGCGCGTCGGGCGCGGAAGCGCTGATGTACATGAAATCGAGCGAGGGCGATCCGAACAAGGTGCTGATCGCCTATTCGTTGATCTACATGCTGCCGCTGTCGGCGAAGATTCCGTTCAACTGGCGTGAGCTGACCCCCGTCGCGGTGATCGCGCTCGACCAGTTCGTGCTGTGGGACAACAGTGCCGGCCCCAAGACGGTGAAGGAATTCGTCGCGGCCGCGAAGGCGGCGAGCGCGCCGTTCAAGATGGGCGGCACCGGCTCCAAACGCGAGGACCACGTGCTGACCGTCTTCCTGGAGCAGAAGACCGGCGCAAAGTTCTCCTATCTGCCCTACAAGTCGGGCGGCGAGGCCGCGACCCAGCTGGTTGGCAACCACACCGAAGCCAACGTCAATAACCCCAGTGAAAATCTCGAGGTCTGGCGCGCCGGCCAGGTGCGTCCACTCTGCGTGTTCGACAAGGAGCGCATCTCTTACACCACAAAGGTGACGGACACCCAGTCCTGGGCCGACATCCCGACCTGCAAGGAAGAGGGCGTCGACGTCCAGTATCTGATGCTGCGCGCGATGTTCCTGCCCGGCAAGGTCACGCCGGAGCAGCAGGCGTTCTATGTCGAGCTGCTCCACAAAGTGACGCAGACCGCGGAATACAAGGACTATATGGAGAGGCAGGCGTTGAAGCCGATCTTCCTCACCGGCAAGGACATGGTGCAGTTCCTCGAAGAGGACGATGCCACCAACAAGTCGCTGATGACGGAAGCCGGTTTCAGCGCGAAGTGA
- a CDS encoding M10 family metallopeptidase C-terminal domain-containing protein translates to MATSVSVTQTNNADIDGLLSGVKWSGVISYSFPDSPSDYPSSYSGGSSEPTTSGFASAPSQMQAAINYAIGLIQSYTNASITYNGANSADIMIAQSPSANPTSYAYYPGNYAAGGDVWFGTDYDYTQAKLGNYYFTTALHELGHAFGLKHSQETGGVANVAVPSAHDDSEYTVMSYRSYVGASTTAGYTNEAYGYPQTYMANDILALQTMYGANYTTQSGSTVYTWSPTTGQEFINGVGQLAPGGGVGGSANRIYETVWDGGGVDTYDLSNYTTNLSINLNPGASSVFSTAQLAYLGDGHYASGNVYNAYLYNGDARSYIDNATGGSGNDTILGNAIANVLNGGSGNDTITGGGGNDTIVGGSGADTAVYSGNRANYGVTYNASTDTFTLTDLRSGSPDGVDTATGIEAFQFADGTITSATLLSQVGPVTIEALGATSLVQSGGNYFLDAVAGGTGPTLKLSGAAVTQGQLGAWTPIAVEATSTGYEVAWKYGSSGSYSVWQTDSNGNYISGSDMTSTSIATVESSFHQDLNGDGVITPASTSSTTIEAFGSTSLVLTGNNYYLNPVSGGTGPTLKLGGAALTQGQLGAWTPIGAEATSSGYEVAWKYGSSGSYSVWHTDSSGNYVSGSDMTSASIATVESSFHQDLNGDGVITAANSSSSTTIEALGSTSLVLTGSNYFLNPVSGGTGPTLKLGGAAMTQGQLGAWAPIGAEATSSGYEVAWKYGSSGSYSVWQTDSNGNYVSGSDMTSTSIATVESSFHQDLNGDGVITPTSTSSTTIEALGSTSLVLTGSNYYLNPVAGGTGPTLKLGGAAMTQGQLGAWTPIGAEATSSGYEVAWKYGSGSSYSVWQTDSNGNYLSGSDMTPTSIATVESSFHQDLNGDGVIGASPASGMASTPGDSFLFRSSPPVTVATETTSSAGWVSNDSGQFANWLAAQSASGHVDTSFLDQHFHIDAAGHFILS, encoded by the coding sequence TTGGCCACTTCTGTTTCCGTCACTCAGACCAATAACGCGGATATCGACGGTCTGCTGTCGGGCGTCAAATGGTCCGGCGTGATCTCCTACAGCTTCCCCGACTCGCCCAGCGATTACCCCAGCTCCTACAGCGGCGGCAGCAGCGAGCCGACCACCTCGGGCTTCGCTTCGGCGCCGAGCCAGATGCAGGCGGCGATCAATTACGCGATCGGACTGATCCAGAGCTACACCAACGCCAGCATCACGTATAACGGCGCGAACAGCGCCGACATCATGATCGCGCAGTCGCCGTCGGCCAACCCGACCTCCTATGCCTATTACCCCGGCAACTATGCTGCCGGCGGCGACGTGTGGTTCGGCACCGATTACGACTACACCCAGGCAAAGCTCGGCAATTACTATTTCACGACGGCGCTGCACGAGCTCGGCCATGCCTTCGGCCTCAAGCACAGCCAAGAGACGGGCGGCGTCGCCAACGTCGCGGTGCCAAGCGCCCATGACGACAGCGAATACACTGTCATGAGCTATCGCAGCTATGTCGGTGCTTCGACGACGGCCGGCTACACCAATGAGGCCTACGGATATCCGCAGACCTATATGGCCAACGATATCCTCGCGCTCCAGACGATGTATGGCGCGAACTACACGACCCAGAGCGGCAGCACGGTCTACACCTGGAGCCCGACGACGGGGCAGGAGTTCATCAACGGCGTCGGGCAACTCGCGCCGGGCGGTGGCGTCGGCGGGTCGGCCAACCGCATCTACGAGACCGTCTGGGACGGCGGCGGCGTCGACACCTACGACCTGTCGAACTACACGACGAACCTGAGCATCAATCTCAATCCCGGTGCATCGTCGGTGTTCTCCACCGCGCAATTGGCCTATCTCGGAGATGGCCATTACGCGTCGGGCAATGTCTACAACGCCTATCTCTACAACGGCGACGCGCGCTCCTACATCGACAATGCGACAGGCGGCTCCGGCAACGATACCATCCTCGGCAATGCCATTGCCAACGTGCTCAACGGCGGATCCGGCAACGACACGATCACCGGCGGCGGCGGCAACGACACCATTGTGGGCGGATCTGGCGCCGACACTGCGGTGTATTCGGGTAACAGGGCCAATTACGGCGTCACCTACAACGCTAGCACCGATACGTTCACGCTCACCGATTTGCGCTCCGGCTCGCCTGACGGCGTCGATACCGCGACCGGCATCGAGGCATTCCAGTTTGCCGACGGCACGATCACCAGCGCCACGCTGCTCAGCCAGGTCGGTCCGGTCACGATCGAGGCGCTCGGCGCGACCAGCCTCGTCCAGTCCGGCGGCAACTATTTCCTCGATGCCGTCGCGGGCGGCACGGGGCCGACACTGAAGCTGAGCGGCGCCGCAGTGACGCAGGGACAACTCGGCGCCTGGACGCCGATCGCGGTCGAGGCGACGTCCACCGGTTACGAAGTGGCCTGGAAGTACGGCAGCAGCGGCAGCTATTCGGTCTGGCAGACCGACAGCAACGGCAACTATATCAGCGGCAGCGACATGACGTCGACGTCGATCGCGACGGTCGAGAGCAGCTTCCATCAGGATCTCAACGGCGATGGCGTGATCACGCCGGCGAGCACGTCGAGCACCACGATCGAGGCCTTCGGATCGACCAGCCTCGTGCTGACGGGAAACAACTATTACCTCAATCCTGTTTCGGGCGGCACCGGGCCGACACTGAAGCTGGGCGGCGCCGCCCTGACGCAGGGACAGCTCGGCGCCTGGACTCCGATCGGGGCCGAGGCGACGTCCAGCGGCTATGAGGTGGCCTGGAAATACGGCAGCAGCGGCAGCTATTCGGTCTGGCACACCGACAGCAGCGGCAACTATGTTAGCGGAAGCGACATGACGTCGGCGTCGATCGCGACGGTGGAGAGCAGCTTCCATCAGGATCTCAATGGCGACGGCGTGATCACGGCCGCGAACTCATCGAGCAGCACCACGATCGAGGCCTTGGGATCGACCAGCCTCGTGCTGACGGGAAGCAACTACTTCCTCAATCCCGTCTCGGGCGGCACGGGACCGACACTGAAGCTGGGTGGCGCCGCCATGACTCAGGGGCAGCTCGGCGCCTGGGCTCCGATCGGGGCCGAGGCGACGTCCAGCGGCTATGAGGTGGCCTGGAAATACGGCAGCAGCGGCAGCTATTCGGTCTGGCAGACCGACAGCAACGGCAATTACGTCAGCGGCAGCGATATGACGTCGACGTCGATCGCGACGGTGGAGAGCAGCTTCCACCAGGATCTCAACGGCGACGGCGTGATCACGCCGACGAGCACGTCGAGCACCACGATCGAGGCTTTGGGATCGACCAGTCTCGTGCTGACGGGGAGCAACTACTACCTCAACCCCGTCGCGGGCGGCACGGGACCGACACTGAAGCTGGGCGGAGCCGCCATGACTCAGGGACAGCTCGGCGCCTGGACCCCGATCGGGGCCGAGGCGACGTCCAGCGGCTATGAGGTGGCCTGGAAGTATGGCAGCGGCAGCAGCTATTCGGTCTGGCAAACCGACAGCAACGGCAACTATCTCAGCGGCAGCGACATGACGCCGACGTCGATTGCGACGGTGGAGAGCAGCTTCCATCAGGATCTCAACGGCGACGGCGTGATTGGCGCTTCCCCTGCAAGCGGCATGGCAAGTACGCCGGGCGATTCATTTCTGTTCCGCAGCTCGCCGCCGGTCACAGTGGCTACGGAGACAACGAGCTCCGCCGGATGGGTGTCCAACGACTCCGGCCAGTTCGCGAATTGGCTTGCTGCCCAGTCGGCAAGCGGTCATGTCGACACGTCGTTCTTGGACCAGCACTTCCATATCGACGCTGCCGGCCATTTCATCCTGAGCTGA
- a CDS encoding prepilin peptidase encodes MTDQVADEETGPSLAIGIALLLGVFASLVTAPGAEGLYGAFLAALMLAIATYDARHYLIPNELTGTAFALALLRAGAFVPDLGIEALLWPLARAAAVALPLLLLMLAYRHWRGRDGLGFGDVKLAAVCGAWLDLATVLAVIELAALLAIGAYVINAALQRKRLRATAFLPFGLFLAPAIWIGWLGETWYLNWLGGWPG; translated from the coding sequence GTGACGGATCAGGTGGCGGACGAAGAGACGGGCCCTTCGCTCGCAATCGGCATCGCCCTGCTACTGGGCGTGTTCGCAAGCCTCGTCACCGCGCCGGGCGCGGAGGGCCTTTACGGCGCCTTTTTGGCCGCGCTGATGCTGGCGATCGCGACGTACGATGCGCGCCACTATCTCATTCCGAACGAACTGACCGGCACGGCTTTCGCGCTCGCCCTGCTCCGCGCCGGCGCGTTCGTGCCTGATCTCGGCATCGAGGCCCTGCTGTGGCCGCTGGCCCGGGCCGCGGCGGTCGCGCTGCCGCTACTGCTGCTGATGCTGGCCTACCGCCACTGGCGCGGCCGCGACGGGCTTGGGTTCGGCGACGTCAAGCTCGCGGCGGTGTGCGGGGCCTGGCTCGATCTTGCCACCGTGCTGGCGGTGATCGAGCTTGCGGCGCTGCTGGCGATCGGCGCCTATGTCATCAATGCTGCCCTGCAAAGGAAACGGCTGCGCGCGACCGCGTTCCTGCCGTTCGGGCTGTTCCTGGCACCGGCCATCTGGATCGGTTGGCTGGGCGAGACCTGGTATCTCAACTGGCTCGGCGGCTGGCCGGGCTAA
- a CDS encoding tripartite tricarboxylate transporter TctB family protein, which translates to MSQTDLEIVVDDPTAPEDDSPSVVSSGTIEIIVCLLLLALAVTLGYDNWRTGASWDATGPEPGYFPFYLSVILGGSSLYGLIVALVAHRKAAESFVTRAQARRVMAVFVPTLLFCVVTQFLGLYVASFLLIAGFMRLVGKIALWKSLLTALVFTAIMFVTFDIAFDVIMPKGPLEAAFGY; encoded by the coding sequence ATGTCCCAAACCGATCTTGAAATCGTCGTCGACGATCCGACTGCGCCTGAGGACGACTCGCCCTCCGTCGTCTCCTCCGGCACGATCGAGATCATCGTCTGCCTGCTGTTGCTCGCGCTCGCCGTCACGCTCGGCTACGACAATTGGCGTACCGGCGCCTCCTGGGATGCGACCGGGCCCGAGCCCGGCTATTTCCCGTTCTATCTCTCCGTCATCCTCGGCGGCAGCAGCCTGTACGGACTGATCGTGGCGCTGGTCGCGCACCGCAAGGCGGCTGAGAGCTTCGTCACGCGCGCGCAGGCGCGCCGGGTGATGGCAGTGTTCGTGCCAACGCTGCTGTTCTGCGTCGTGACGCAGTTCCTCGGCCTCTATGTCGCGAGCTTCCTGCTGATTGCCGGCTTCATGCGCCTCGTCGGCAAGATCGCGCTGTGGAAGTCGCTGCTCACCGCTCTTGTGTTCACTGCGATCATGTTCGTCACCTTCGACATCGCCTTCGACGTCATCATGCCGAAGGGGCCGCTGGAAGCGGCCTTCGGCTACTAG
- the gspD gene encoding type II secretion system secretin GspD, which produces MQFPVTSSVGRRILFEVVQPLLRLRSALPAALVLLSSAFLLGACIVTADQSIESDPKDPRAQDIADKIRSLDLEPRQPTDTGATGIAQSKSSKPAIYLSDDATPQGGALAERDDGGGSGYDLNFENAPVATVAKVILGDVLNVGYTIDPRVQGTVTLASVRPVPKADALYVLENALRMSGVALVRDRTGYRLLPAPEAGPGGVDRSNVAAGQGISVVPLRYVSAQNIFKLLDAFGVKAATMRPDNSRNTLIVSGSGSDRATAVDTILSFDADWMRGQSVGIFPVHNSAPEPIISEIEKIMDSGDGGMSQNVIKLQPIARLNSILVVSQKPEYLKRAQTWIARLDRSDTDGVNLKSYPLRYGNSKLVVAMLNDMLLNQGSASSSTLDNASSQISPGSGMSTTLSSTNPVASLSALPTAAAGATTPVSGPAGSALGARPAPAASATPAQDNGLGGLSSGGAKPGANAILQNVRITADVTNNAVLVYANQDAQRIVEQTIRQIDRPQRQIAIEATIAEVTLNNQLNYGVQFFLASQKGSISNTVSGISNAATVGSNTEATSNAVNAAAGALLGRALPGFNFLIGSENSPRVVLDALHNVTDVKVLSNPSLVVLDNQTATLQVGDQVPFSTGTATVLTANNTVVNTIDYKNTGIILRVLPRANANGNVVLDIEQEISSVAAGSASLTPTISQRRVKSSIAVMSGQTVLLAGLISETENKQRQGIPILDSIPGMGDAFSHQTNARARTELILFIRPTVIKDGVDAHVIAEEMRTKMNSRLVGTSNPVVTVPKAAR; this is translated from the coding sequence ATGCAATTTCCAGTCACATCTAGCGTTGGCAGGCGTATTTTGTTTGAGGTGGTCCAGCCGCTCTTGCGCCTGCGTTCGGCGCTGCCTGCTGCGCTTGTCTTGTTGTCGTCCGCCTTCCTGCTCGGCGCCTGCATCGTCACCGCCGACCAGTCGATCGAATCCGATCCGAAGGATCCGCGCGCCCAGGACATTGCCGACAAGATCCGCTCGCTGGACCTTGAGCCGCGGCAACCCACCGATACCGGCGCGACCGGCATCGCCCAGTCGAAATCGTCCAAGCCGGCGATCTATCTGAGCGATGATGCGACGCCGCAAGGCGGCGCGCTGGCCGAGCGCGATGACGGCGGCGGCAGCGGCTATGATCTCAATTTCGAGAACGCACCGGTGGCCACCGTCGCAAAGGTCATTCTCGGTGACGTCTTGAACGTCGGCTACACGATCGACCCGCGCGTGCAGGGAACCGTGACGCTGGCCTCGGTGCGCCCAGTGCCCAAGGCGGACGCGCTCTACGTGCTGGAGAACGCGCTGCGCATGTCCGGCGTCGCATTGGTGCGCGACCGCACCGGCTATCGCCTGCTGCCGGCGCCGGAGGCCGGTCCCGGCGGCGTGGACCGCTCGAACGTCGCTGCCGGCCAGGGCATCTCGGTGGTGCCGCTGCGCTATGTCTCGGCGCAGAACATCTTCAAGCTGCTCGATGCCTTCGGCGTCAAGGCCGCGACCATGCGCCCGGACAATTCCCGCAACACGCTGATCGTCAGCGGCAGCGGCAGCGACCGGGCGACCGCCGTCGACACCATTCTCTCCTTCGACGCCGACTGGATGCGCGGACAATCCGTCGGCATCTTCCCGGTGCACAATTCCGCGCCGGAGCCCATCATCAGCGAGATCGAGAAGATCATGGATTCCGGCGACGGTGGGATGAGCCAGAACGTGATCAAGCTTCAGCCGATCGCGCGGCTCAACTCGATCCTCGTGGTGAGCCAGAAGCCGGAATATCTGAAACGCGCGCAGACATGGATCGCGCGGCTCGACCGCTCCGACACCGACGGGGTGAACCTGAAGTCCTATCCGCTGCGCTACGGCAATTCCAAGCTGGTCGTGGCGATGCTGAACGATATGCTGCTCAACCAGGGCTCGGCGAGCAGCTCGACGCTCGACAACGCCTCGAGCCAGATCTCGCCCGGCTCCGGGATGTCGACGACATTATCCTCCACCAATCCCGTAGCGTCGCTGAGCGCGCTGCCGACCGCCGCCGCCGGCGCCACGACGCCGGTCAGCGGACCGGCCGGCTCGGCGCTCGGCGCCCGTCCCGCTCCGGCCGCCTCGGCGACGCCGGCGCAGGACAACGGTCTCGGGGGACTGTCAAGCGGCGGTGCAAAGCCCGGCGCCAACGCCATCCTGCAGAACGTGCGGATCACGGCCGACGTCACTAACAATGCCGTGCTGGTCTATGCCAACCAAGACGCGCAGCGCATCGTCGAGCAGACCATCCGCCAGATCGACCGGCCGCAGCGCCAGATCGCGATCGAGGCGACCATCGCCGAGGTGACGCTGAACAATCAGTTGAACTACGGCGTGCAGTTCTTCCTGGCGAGCCAGAAAGGCTCGATCTCCAACACCGTCTCTGGCATCAGCAACGCCGCAACGGTCGGCAGCAACACCGAGGCGACGAGCAACGCGGTCAACGCCGCCGCCGGCGCCCTACTCGGCCGCGCCTTGCCCGGCTTCAATTTCCTGATCGGGTCGGAAAATTCGCCGCGCGTCGTGCTCGATGCGCTGCATAACGTCACCGACGTCAAGGTGCTGTCGAATCCCTCGCTGGTGGTGCTCGACAACCAGACCGCGACCTTGCAGGTCGGCGACCAGGTGCCGTTCTCGACCGGCACTGCGACCGTGCTGACCGCCAACAACACCGTGGTCAACACCATCGACTACAAGAACACCGGCATCATCCTGCGCGTGCTGCCGCGCGCCAATGCCAACGGCAACGTCGTGCTCGACATCGAGCAGGAGATTTCCAGCGTTGCGGCCGGCAGCGCCTCGCTGACGCCGACGATCTCGCAGCGCCGGGTCAAGAGCTCGATCGCGGTGATGAGCGGGCAGACGGTGCTGCTGGCCGGCCTGATCAGCGAGACCGAGAACAAGCAGCGCCAGGGCATACCGATCCTCGATTCGATCCCCGGCATGGGCGATGCCTTCTCGCACCAGACCAACGCGCGCGCCCGCACCGAGCTGATCCTGTTCATCCGCCCGACCGTGATCAAGGACGGCGTCGATGCTCATGTCATCGCCGAGGAGATGCGCACCAAGATGAACAGCCGTCTGGTCGGGACCAGCAATCCCGTGGTCACTGTGCCCAAGGCGGCACGCTAG
- a CDS encoding tripartite tricarboxylate transporter permease, translating into MEAFGLLLHGFAVLLTWKTLVLMMVGLVLGIFVGVLPGLGGPNGVAILLPLTFTMDPTSAIVMLSCIYWGALFGGAITSILFNIPGEAWSVATTFDGYPMAQQGKAAEALTAAFTSSFIGSLVAVLLITFLAPMISSFALKFGPPEFFAVYLLTFCSFVGLGREAKHKTVISMSLGLLLAGIGMDTVSGNLRMTFGSAELLRGINFLVAVIGLFGISEILLTMEERLALRGHAASISLRVVLGVWKDLPKYWVTLLRSSFIGCWLGITPGGAIAASFMGYNLAKRFAKDPESFGKGRIEGVFAPETAAHASGTSALLPMLALGIPGSGTAAILLGGLMVWGLNPGPLLFVEHKDFVWGLIASMYLGNVVGLVLVLTTVPVFASILRVPFAAVAPMIVVSCAIGAYAIQNAMFDIWLMLGFGVVGYVFKKIGIPLAPFTLALVLGNRAEDAFRLSMIGSGGDLKVFWSNGLVGSIATLAIVLLFWPLVDGLLVRIGRGRPTPPWRP; encoded by the coding sequence ATGGAAGCTTTCGGTCTCCTGCTTCACGGCTTCGCCGTCCTGCTGACGTGGAAGACGCTCGTGCTGATGATGGTCGGGCTCGTGCTCGGCATCTTCGTCGGCGTGCTGCCGGGGCTTGGCGGCCCCAACGGCGTTGCGATCCTGCTGCCGCTCACCTTCACGATGGATCCGACCTCGGCGATCGTGATGCTGTCCTGCATCTACTGGGGCGCGTTGTTCGGCGGCGCGATCACGTCGATCCTGTTCAACATCCCAGGTGAGGCCTGGTCGGTCGCGACCACCTTCGACGGCTATCCGATGGCGCAGCAGGGCAAGGCGGCCGAAGCGCTGACCGCGGCGTTCACGTCGTCCTTCATCGGCTCGCTGGTCGCGGTGCTGCTGATCACCTTCCTTGCGCCGATGATCTCGTCTTTTGCGCTCAAGTTCGGGCCGCCCGAGTTCTTCGCGGTGTATCTGTTGACCTTCTGCTCCTTCGTCGGCCTCGGGCGCGAGGCCAAGCACAAGACGGTGATCTCGATGTCGCTGGGGTTGCTGCTCGCCGGCATCGGCATGGACACGGTGTCGGGCAATCTGCGCATGACCTTCGGCTCGGCCGAGCTCTTGCGCGGCATCAACTTCCTGGTCGCCGTGATCGGCCTGTTCGGCATCAGCGAGATCCTGCTGACCATGGAGGAGCGCCTCGCTTTGCGCGGCCACGCGGCGAGCATTTCGCTGCGCGTCGTGCTCGGCGTGTGGAAGGACCTGCCGAAATACTGGGTGACGCTGCTGCGTTCCTCCTTCATCGGCTGCTGGCTCGGCATCACCCCGGGCGGTGCGATCGCGGCGTCCTTCATGGGCTACAATCTTGCAAAACGCTTCGCCAAGGATCCCGAGAGCTTTGGCAAGGGCCGCATCGAGGGCGTGTTCGCCCCGGAAACGGCGGCGCATGCGTCCGGGACATCGGCGCTGTTGCCGATGCTGGCGCTCGGCATTCCCGGCTCCGGCACTGCGGCGATCCTGCTCGGCGGCCTGATGGTGTGGGGTCTCAATCCCGGGCCGCTGCTGTTCGTCGAGCACAAGGATTTCGTTTGGGGCCTGATCGCCTCGATGTATCTCGGCAACGTCGTCGGCCTCGTGCTGGTGCTGACCACGGTGCCCGTCTTCGCTTCGATCCTGCGCGTGCCCTTCGCCGCGGTGGCGCCGATGATCGTGGTGTCCTGCGCGATCGGCGCCTACGCGATCCAGAACGCGATGTTCGACATCTGGCTGATGCTCGGCTTCGGTGTCGTCGGTTACGTCTTCAAAAAGATCGGCATTCCCTTGGCGCCGTTCACGCTGGCGCTGGTGCTCGGCAACCGCGCCGAGGATGCCTTCCGCCTGTCGATGATCGGCTCCGGCGGTGACCTCAAAGTGTTCTGGTCGAACGGTCTGGTCGGCTCGATCGCGACGCTGGCGATCGTGCTGCTGTTTTGGCCACTCGTTGACGGTTTGCTCGTCCGCATCGGCCGCGGGCGGCCTACACCACCTTGGCGTCCTTGA
- a CDS encoding CaiB/BaiF CoA transferase family protein, whose amino-acid sequence MPFPHASAALSRFTVLDLTRVRSGPTCVRQLADWGANVIKIDALTEDAGGEQPGGPRHGADFQNLHRNKRAMTLNLKDARGLAVFKRLAAKADVVVENFRPDVKKKLGIDYESLAAINPRIVYGSISGFGQDGPYHKRPGFDQIAQGMGGLMSITGAPGQGPMRVGIPVADLTAGLFCAIGILTALLEREVSGKGQWVQTSLLQAQIFMLDFQAARWLMEKEVAKQAGNNHPTSIPTGVFKTSDGYINIATTGGRIWERCAQAIGAPELYAHPDYATAPARSRNRDALNAEIEKRTVTKSTETWVRELNEAGVPCGPIYAIDQMFEDAQVKHLGIAQDVPNDEDRHIRLVGQPVTLSRTPSRMVARPPEFGEQTDEVLKEFGLSADEIAKLKDAKVV is encoded by the coding sequence ATGCCCTTTCCGCATGCCTCGGCAGCCCTGTCGCGCTTCACCGTGCTCGATCTGACCCGCGTCCGCTCCGGGCCCACCTGCGTGCGGCAGCTCGCAGATTGGGGCGCGAACGTAATCAAGATCGACGCCCTGACCGAGGATGCCGGCGGCGAGCAGCCGGGCGGACCACGGCACGGCGCCGACTTCCAGAATTTGCACCGCAACAAGCGGGCGATGACGCTGAACCTGAAGGACGCGCGCGGCCTTGCCGTGTTCAAGCGCCTCGCCGCCAAGGCCGACGTCGTGGTCGAGAATTTCCGGCCTGACGTGAAGAAGAAGCTCGGCATCGACTATGAGAGCCTCGCCGCGATCAATCCGCGCATCGTCTATGGCAGCATCTCCGGCTTCGGCCAGGACGGCCCCTATCACAAGCGGCCGGGCTTCGATCAGATCGCGCAAGGAATGGGCGGGCTGATGTCGATCACCGGCGCGCCGGGCCAGGGCCCGATGCGGGTCGGCATTCCCGTCGCCGACCTCACGGCGGGACTGTTCTGCGCCATCGGCATTCTCACCGCGCTGCTCGAGCGCGAGGTCTCGGGCAAGGGCCAGTGGGTGCAGACCTCACTGCTCCAGGCCCAGATCTTCATGCTCGACTTCCAGGCCGCGCGCTGGCTGATGGAGAAGGAGGTCGCCAAGCAGGCCGGCAACAACCACCCGACCAGCATCCCGACGGGCGTGTTCAAGACCTCCGACGGCTACATCAACATCGCCACGACAGGCGGGCGGATCTGGGAGCGCTGCGCTCAGGCGATCGGCGCACCGGAGCTCTATGCCCATCCCGACTATGCGACGGCCCCTGCCCGCTCCAGGAACCGCGACGCGCTCAACGCCGAGATCGAGAAGCGCACGGTGACGAAGTCGACCGAGACCTGGGTCCGCGAGCTCAACGAGGCCGGCGTGCCGTGCGGGCCGATCTACGCCATCGACCAGATGTTCGAGGATGCGCAGGTCAAGCATCTCGGCATCGCGCAGGACGTGCCGAACGACGAGGACCGCCACATCCGCCTGGTCGGCCAGCCCGTGACGCTGTCGCGCACGCCGAGCAGGATGGTGGCGCGGCCGCCGGAATTCGGCGAGCAGACCGATGAGGTGCTGAAGGAGTTCGGCCTCAGTGCGGACGAGATTGCGAAGCTCAAGGACGCCAAGGTGGTGTAG
- a CDS encoding tetratricopeptide repeat protein codes for MKSLNECDALRRHAGAVRRGRRACAVAVLLLVTAMPAYALSLRQGVSAFQRQDYVTASRIFIPLAERGNAAAQTYLGFLFETGRGVPMNYTEAAMWYRRAAEQGDSRAQYSLGLLYDRGQGVPQDIVEASKWLNLSTAASPPRVRESRARIRDAVTTKMTRGEIAQARLRALEWAPSREH; via the coding sequence ATGAAATCTCTCAATGAATGCGATGCTCTGCGGCGCCATGCAGGTGCTGTGCGGCGGGGCAGGCGGGCCTGTGCCGTCGCCGTGCTTCTGCTCGTGACGGCGATGCCGGCGTACGCCCTGTCATTGCGCCAGGGCGTGTCCGCGTTCCAGCGCCAGGACTATGTGACGGCCTCCCGCATCTTCATCCCGCTCGCCGAGCGCGGAAATGCCGCGGCGCAGACCTATCTCGGCTTCCTGTTCGAGACCGGCCGCGGCGTGCCGATGAACTATACGGAAGCTGCGATGTGGTACCGCCGCGCGGCGGAGCAGGGCGACAGCCGCGCCCAATATTCGCTGGGCCTGCTCTATGACCGCGGCCAGGGCGTGCCCCAGGACATCGTCGAGGCCTCCAAATGGCTCAACCTGTCGACGGCAGCATCGCCGCCCCGGGTGCGCGAGTCGCGGGCCAGGATCCGCGATGCCGTCACCACCAAGATGACGCGTGGGGAGATCGCCCAGGCCCGCCTGCGGGCCCTGGAATGGGCCCCGAGCCGGGAGCACTGA